In Podospora pseudopauciseta strain CBS 411.78 chromosome 3, whole genome shotgun sequence, one genomic interval encodes:
- a CDS encoding hypothetical protein (EggNog:ENOG503P5HR), translating to MTSNTTPDDLITSVTKLSLKTSSLDKPQKPAPSKKKAAAATPVADSWEDEEDNDDASEPEETPLGSTQTGTNAPPPTPMSPIAKKQPFSPSALNAPGTFGFTSFDGPGADSSPRSAGAAPDRRPEKTDAVARRMIAAGLGLRAPRATEEQKAYDRAVKEQEKKRREEERERQRKKEEEAQKAKAAIWDD from the coding sequence atgacctccaacaccacccccgacgACCTCATTACCTCAGTCACCAAACTCTCcctcaaaacctcctccctcgacaaaccccaaaaacccgccccctccaagaaaaaggccgccgccgccacccccgTCGCCGACAGCtgggaggacgaagaagacaaCGATGATGCCTCAGAACCAGAAGAAACGCCACTAGGCAGCACCCAAACCGGCACCAACGcgcccccaccaacccccatgTCGCCCATAGCCAAGAAGCAGCCCTTTTCGCCATCAGCGCTCAACGCCCCCGGCACGTTCGGTTTCACATCTTTTGACGGACCTGGCGCCGACTCAAGTCCTCGATCAGCAGGCGCCGCACCAGACAGACGCCCAGAAAAGACCGATGCCGTGGCGCGACGCATGATtgctgctgggttggggCTTCGGGCGCCGAGGGCGACCGAGGAGCAAAAGGCGTATGATCGGGCGGtcaaggagcaggagaagaagaggagggaggaggagagggagaggcagaggaagaaggaagaggaggcgcAGAAGGCTAAGGCGGCTATTTGGGATGATTAA
- the SDT1 gene encoding putative suppressor of disruption of TFIIS (EggNog:ENOG503NZRZ; COG:S), which produces MESEAQAVNGTSPSPKQVFFFDIDNCLYPKSTPLPSHPLNPTRSLTLNSGARVHDLMAELIDKYFATHLSLPYEDAVRLHKEYYQNYGLAIEGLVRHHQIDPLEYNAKVDDALPLDDIIKPREDLKKLLRDIDTSKVRLWLFTNAYVNHAKRVVKLLEIEDFFEGVTYCDYAAPRLMCKPHEEAYEKAMREAGVERRGDCYFVDDSYQNCKKAQEIGWNVAHLVEEGVKSPRTQACKFQISHLDELRTCFPEVFKKPETSSE; this is translated from the exons ATGGAGTCAGAAGCCCAAGCCGTCAACGGGACCAGTCCCTCACCCAAAcaagtctttttttt TGATATCGACAACTGCCTCTACCCCAAGAgtacccccctcccctcccaccccctcaacccaactCGCTCACTAACCCTGAACTCAGGCGCCCGCGTCCACGACCTCATGGCCGAGCTGATTGACAAGTACTTCgccacccacctctccctcccctacGAAGACGCCGTCCGGCTCCACAAGGAATACTACCAAAACTACGGCCTCGCCATCGAAGGCCTCGTCCGTCACCACCAAATTGACCCCCTCGAGTACAACGCCAAAGTCGACGACGCCCTCCCCCTAgacgacatcatcaagccCCGCGAAGACCTCAAGAAGCTCCTCCGCGACATTGACACCTCCAAAGTCAGGCTCTGGCTGTTCACAAACGCCTACGTCAACCACGccaagagggtggtgaaacTGCTAGAGATAGAGGACTTCTTCGAGGGGGTGACGTATTGTGATTATGCGGCGCCGAGGCTGATGTGCAAACCTCATGAGGAGGCGTATGAGAAGGcgatgagggaggcgggggtggagaggaggggggattgtTATTTTGTTG ATGACTCGTACCAAAACTGCAAAAAGGCCCAAGAAATAGGCTGGAACGTCGCCCACCTTGTCGAAGAGGGTGTCAAGTCCCCCAGGACACAAGCGTGCAAGTTCCAAATAAGCCACTTGGATGAGCTGCGCACCTGCTTCCCAGAGGTCTTCAAGAAGCCGGAAACGTCCTCGGAATAG
- a CDS encoding hypothetical protein (EggNog:ENOG503P7TU; BUSCO:EOG09264YIJ; COG:S), translated as MRRLLLSRPSSLSLLTTAPRRAFCASAPLSTTTTPSLELRTVQPPAEEPSPSQPEQPKEDSEQQPPEPNLPSPYTFPLPLAPTTNHSSLPNFLTYASHTSLDPTSTVYIGTHYEYTAILSLTRLAFTLHRVGGRSDYGIDLLGFWSPIPNSPDPPLRVLAQCKVTKTAKPVYIRELEGAFIGAPPGWRSKGVIGALVAEKTATKGVRDAIGRSKWPMVYIVCSREGVVSQMLWNQRAVEEGGLEGLGVGSKYRVAEDGEQVEEVMLTWRGREIKALKE; from the coding sequence ATGCGCCGTCTACTTCTCTCCCGGCCATCCTCCCtatccctcctcaccaccgcccctcGACGAGCCTTCTGCGCCAGCGCccctctctcaacaacaacaaccccctccctcgaaCTCAGAACTGTACAGCCACCCGCAGAAgaaccctccccttctcaacCAGAGCAACCAAAGGAAGATTcagaacaacaacccccagaaccaaacctcccctccccctacaccttccccctccccctcgccccaaccaccaaccactcctccctccccaacttcCTCACCTACGCCTCCCACACCTCCCTCgacccaacctccaccgtctACATAGGCACCCACTACGAGTAcaccgccatcctctccctcacccgccTAGCCTTCACCCTCCACCGCGTCGGCGGCCGCTCCGACTACGGCATTGACCTCCTCGGCTTCTGgtcccccatcccaaactcCCCAGACCCACCCCTCAGAGTCCTCGCCCAATGCAAAGTCACCAAAACAGCCAAACCGGTATACATCCGCGAGCTAGAAGGCGCCTTCATCGGAGCCCCTCCCGGGTGGCGCTCAAAGGGCGTTATCGGAGCACTAGTCGCAGAAAAGACTGCAACAAAAGGTGTCAGGGATGCGATTGGGAGGAGTAAATGGCCGATGGTGTACATTGTTTGTTctagggagggggtggtgagtcAGATGCTGTGGAATcagagggcggtggaggagggggggttggaagggttgggggtggggagtaAATATAGGGTtgctgaggatggggagcaggtggaggaggtgatgttgacgtggagggggagggagattaAGGCCCTCAAGGAATAA
- the SRB7 gene encoding RNA polymerase II mediator complex subunit (BUSCO:EOG09265SHM; COG:K; EggNog:ENOG503P37G): MGDKLTQLQESMDQLLTQFIAALYYNERHHDLQKFSPNDKIPELKQDQPPEVDTLDPEQFKAGQLELARDLITKEQQIEYLISTLPGLDNSERDQLQMIRELEEELGAAEQQRQEALRERDEVLKRLDGLVRLIRRH, from the exons ATGGGCGACAAACTGACTCAACTCCAAGAGTCCATGGATCAA cTCCTCACTCAATTCATAGCAGCCCTCTACTACAACGAGCGCCACCACGACCTTCAAAAATTCTCCCCCAACGACAAAATCCCCGAACTCAAACAAGACCAGCCCCCCGAAGTTGATACCCTCGACCCTGAACAATTCAAGGCTGGGCAGCTCGAGCTCGCTAGAGATCTCATCACGAAGGAGCAGCAGATCGAGTATTTGATCTCGACGTTGCCGGGTCTAGATAATAGTGAAAGAGACCAGTTGCAGATGATacgggagttggaggaggagctgggggcggctgagcagcagaggcaggaggcgttgagggagCGGGATGAGGTTttgaagaggttggatgggttggttaGGCTGATTAGGAGGCACTGA
- the PIM1 gene encoding ATP-dependent Lon protease pim1 (BUSCO:EOG09260RRN; COG:L; MEROPS:MER0000496; EggNog:ENOG503NXAU) → MLPRQRVLRMPSPRHSVLLSTASRRTSICSVRASLRQGQHITPRLQSFSRDSFSSSLSPFSTHAALGKQQKGSGFFDGIEPLTEEEKKANQENQEKEAAAEEKEEKDIEKAKPSSSSEAKTKEGGVQGTPESPENKGSAAAGSAASGSSGEGSGGDGGKRGRKPGDKALAKPVVPEIYPQVMAIPIAKRPLFPGFYKAITIKDPNVAAAITEMIKRGQPYVGAFLFKDENADDDVIRSADEVHDVGVFAQITSAFPMTGQGGEGTSLTAILYPHRRIKLSELIPPGAADAAGKTPAAKEPTPEPIPQATDESAQKGDVVASFEESAVVPPPKSDVTQKQYEPTSFLKKYPVSLVNVENLTEEPYDPKSQVIRAVTNEIVNVFKEVASMNSLFRDQISTFSMSQSTGNVMSEPAKLADFAAAVSAGDPNELQEVLSSLNVEDRMHKALLVLKKEHVNAQLQSKITKDVENKITKRQREYWLTEQMKGIKRELGLESDGKDKLVEKFKEKADKLAMPEAVRKVFDDELNKLAHLEPAASEFNVTRNYLDWLTQIPWGLRSAENFGIQHAMTVLDEDHYGLKDVKDRILEFIAVGKLRGTVEGKILCFVGPPGVGKTSIGKSIARALNRQYYRFSVGGLADVAEIKGHRRTYVGALPGRVIQALKKCKTENPLILIDEIDKIGRGYQGDPSSALLELLDPEQNSSFLDHYLDVPVDLSRVLFVCTANMTDTIPRPLLDRMEVIRLSGYVSDEKMAIAERYLAPQAQELAGLKGVDVELTKDAIEELIKSYCREAGVRNLKKQIEKVYRKSALKIVQELGEEVLPEEEALTDEGKVAKEESAKEETKQSEEPATANTEATEKETTEVPRVALKVPESVHVTIDKDNLKDYVGPPVFTSDRLYDITPPGVTMGLAWTQLGGAAMYVEAILQSALKPASRPSLEITGNLKTVMKESSAIAYSFAKSYMANNFPKNDFLDHAKIHVHVPEGAVQKDGPSAGITMATSLLSLALDRQVDPAVAMTGELTLTGKVLRIGGLREKTVAARRAGCKMVLFPRDNESDWLELPENIKEGIEGRPVSWYSEVFDLIFPDLDKEKANKSRVVVAENKEKKEEEKKDGEESD, encoded by the exons ATGCTGCCGCGACAGCGCGTCCTGCGCATGCCCTCGCCAAGGCATTCGGTTCTCCTCTCTACAGCTTCCAGACGAACAAGCATCTGCTCGGTAAGAGCTTCGTTACGACAGGGCCAACACATCACGCCGCGGCTGCAGAGCTTCTCGAGGGACAGCTTTTCGTCGTCGCTATCGCCATTCTCCACGCATGCCGCTTTAGGGAAACAGCAAAAGGGTTCGGGCTTCTTTGACGGCATCGAGCCGTTAacggaggaggaaaaaaaggCGAATCAGGAGAATCAGGAAAAGGAAGCGGcggctgaggagaaggaggagaaggatatTGAAAAGGCAAAGCCTTCTTCTAGCTCCGAGGCGAAGACGAAAGAGGGCGGCGTCCAGGGAACACCCGAGTCGCCGGAGAACAAGGGGAGTGCTGCCGCCGGGAGTGCCGCCTCGGGGTCatcgggggaggggtcgggaggggatggggggaagaggggacGGAAGCCGGGTGACAAGGCGCTTGCGAAGCCTGTCGTGCCTGAGATTTACCCTCAGGTGATGGCTATCCCGATTGCGAAGAGGCCGTTGTTCCCCGGGTTTTACAAGGCGATCACTATCAAGGATCCCAATGTTGCCGCCGCTATCACCGAGATGATCAAGCGTGGTCAACCATATGTCGGTGCGTTCCTGTTCAAGGACGAGAATGCGGATGACGATGTTATCCGAAGTGCCGACGAGGTCCACGACGTCGGCGTGTTTGCTCAAATTACCAGCGCTTTTCCTATGACGGgccaaggtggtgagggaacAAGTCTCACTGCGATTCTTTACCCTCACCGTAGAATCAAGCTTTCTGAGTTGATTCCTCCGGGAGCTGCCGATGCCGCTGGAAAGACCCCGGCGGCTAAGGAACCCACACCAGAACCGATACCCCAGGCTACAGATGAGTCTGCCCAGAAGGGCGATGTTGTCGCGAGCTTTGAGGAGAGCGCCGTTGTACCGCCACCAAAATCAGACGTTACGCAGAAGCAATATGAGCCAACATCCTTCCTCAAGAAGTATCCCGTCAGTCTGGTTAATGTTGAGAACCTTACCGAAGAGCCTTACGACCCCAAGAGCCAGGTGATCCGGGCCGTTACTAACGAGATCGTCAATGTCTTCAAGGAGGTCGCTAGCATGAACTCTTTGTTTAGAGATCAGATTTCAACTTTCTCCATGAGCCAGTCTACCGGCAATGTCATGTCTGAGCCGGCCAAGCTTGCCGACTTTGCCGCAGCGGTGTCGGCTGGTGATCCCAATGAGCTTCAGGAAGTTCTGTCGAGCTTGAACGTCGAGGACAGGATGCACAAGGCTCTTCTTGTGCTCAAAAAGGAGCACGTCAACGCTCAGCTTCAGTCCAAGATCACCAAGGATGTGGAGAACAAGATCACCAAACGTCAGCGGGAGTACTGGTTGACGGAGCAGATGAAGGGCATCAAGCGTGAGCTTGGGCTGGAATCAGACGGCAAGGACAAGCTGGTGGAGAAgttcaaggagaaggccgacAAGCTGGCCATGCCGGAAGCTGTGCGCAaggtgtttgatgatgagctgaACAAGCTTGCGCACCTGGAGCCGGCGGCGTCAGAGTTCAACGTCACTCGCAACTACCTCGACTGGCTTACGCAGATCCCATGGGGTCTGCGCAGCGCCGAGAACTTTGGCATCCAGCACGCCATGACTGTTTTGGACGAGGATCACTACGGTCTCAAGGACGTCAAGGACCGCATTCTCGAGTTTATCGCCGTCGGGAAGCTGCGCGGGACTGTCGAGGGCAAGATCCTCTGCTTTGTTGGTCCGCCAGGTGTGGGCAAGACCAGTATTGGCAAATCGATTGCTCGCGCGCTCAACCGGCAATACTACCGCTTCAGCGTGGGTGGTCTTGCCGATGTTGCTGAAATCAAGGGTCACAGGAGGACGTACGTCGGTGCGTTGCCCGGCCGCGTCATTCAGGCGTTGAAGAAGTGCAAGACGGAGAACCCCTTGATTCTCATTGACGAAATCGACAAGATTGGCCGTGGATACCAGGGCGACCCATCGTCTGCTCTTCTTGAGTTGCTTGATCCCGAGCAGAACAGCTCTTTCCTCGATCACTACCTCGATGTCCCGGTGGATTTGTCTAGGGTCTTGTTTGTCTGCACCGCCAACATGACGGATACGATTCCCAGGCCGCTGCTGGACCGCATGGAGGTGATTAGACTGAGCGGGTATGTGTCTGATGAGAAGATGGCGATTGCGGAGAGGTATCTTGCTCCTCAGGCGCAGGAGCTGGctgggttgaagggggtggatgtggagCTTACCAAGGATGCTATCGAGGAGCTGATCAAGTCTTACTGCCGGGAGGCGGGTGTCCGCAACCTCAAGAAGCAGATTGAGAAGGTTTATCGCAAGAGCGCGCTGAAGATTGTGCAGgagcttggggaggaggtgctgcCTGAGGAAGAGGCGCTGACGGACGAGGGCAAGGTTGCGAAGGAGGAGTCGGCGAAGGAGGAGACTAAGCAATCGGAGGAGCCGGCCACCGCCAACACGGAAGCGACGGAGAAGGAGACTACTGAGGTGCCGAGGGTGGCCCTCAAGGTCCCCGAGAGCGTCCACGTCACCATCGACAAGGACAACCTCAAGGACTACGTCGGCCCCCCTGTTTTTACATCCGACCGTCTTTATGATATCACCCCCCCGGGAGTAACCATGGGTTTGGCGTGGACGCAACTCGGTGGCGCGGCCATGTACGTCGAGGCGATTCTCCAGTCGGCCCTCAAGCCGGCCTCGCGGCCGTCGCTTGAGATTACGGGCAACCTCAAGACTGTGATGAAGGAGAGCTCTGCCATTGCGTACAGCTTTGCCAAGTCGTACATGGCGAACAATTTTCCCAAGAATGACTTTTTGGACCACGCCAAGATTCATGTGCATGTGCCTGAGGGGGCGGTGCAGAAGGATGGGCCGTCGGCGGGGATCACGATGGCGACGAGCCTGTTGAGTCTGGCGCTGGACAGGCAGGTTGATCCGGCGGTGGCGATGACGGGGGAGTTGACGCTGACGGGGAAGGTTCTgaggattggggggttgagggagaagactgttgcggcgaggagggcggggtgCAAGATGGTTTTGTTTCCGAGGGATAATGAGAGTGATTGGTTGGAGTTGCCTGAG AATATCAAGGAGGGAATCGAAGGCAGGCCGGTGAGCTGGTATTCGGAGGTTTTTGACCTTATTTTCCCTGATctggacaaggagaaggcgaatAAGagcagggtggtggtggctgagaacaaggagaagaaggaggaggagaagaaggatggggaggagagtgatTAG
- a CDS encoding hypothetical protein (EggNog:ENOG503P4MZ) encodes MAQGSVGAAMSAERGGVQEGVAGKKTLLIASLSPDALHEVQQYEKLLKFRDEVLSGAHPRIKPPQLGKVAQAASSKSTAPASSSTTSATNSSSNAAVNGSRPLINNPPSFRANQQVPSVYMATNLPGLGMLSQKKPSGSGKPEIDPVLLEKSDDLVKAEIQLRRQRIERALKDEVEQRRVTSKPHEQMADLDVNDILAKAMTLSEDAPPQPTDDAAANTSASSDSFDNNTFYSSQHGTPDSVMAARIPNESEDEEMREESPYEPEFDPEPDLPTAIAHAQSLLDTSQPMSIPGVSISQHQPQPARTNPTLPVPAPSFSIPGIGAANTYGSGLAGRPGPSGSAGSGPGNQHLLSQTRGNQNQTSPVVRGHDLSPLAPQPERVSPLASLAITRQPHLVDSDSSGRRATPAQVAALRKQTSNASSPESSPQAGKAADKKKNKKKNKRKADRLAVETAVSPVIKPEPRSPSPLTAAPYARPSKRQRQGRQQAVDSPYEEHRYQEPIPVETGYQECYQPNGSFRQERVVAYGRADGAYRPRYDDEPILVTSPRYERVERVYYDEPRQAVSARPIRPDSPGAQGAQYASQEVRTARPVAYEEGGAVYRDVRAASRMSMRPVAYGDRSQSPIMYERPPAAMPPPRAPVRRILVDAHGREYLEPIRSTTVVREEVISDPRGERLYPAREMSRRPEVMDDEVIYQGAQPVYGAPRRVVTQPEYGAYRESANPMAPPPMNEYVPSRAEPPREYMARPASVRPGMETVRYEPSTSYERVPFEDRGRDYYGAGAAGTVRSASVRPGAESIRYEVPVAYERRVGGQVEEYVPLRSASVRPGQEPARYDPYGGGGQRVEYAAPPPVPAYGMQPPPPRSYSVLPAERVGERGYSIQPPPPPPSQQGGQAQGQGPPSGGGYYARPPPAGREDDEVVYLDRPPQREVYRDMR; translated from the coding sequence atggcGCAAGGTTCTGTGGGTGCAGCCATGTCGGCGGAAAGAGGAGGGGTACAGGAGGGAGTCGCAGGCAAGAAGACGTTATTGATAGCGTCGCTGTCTCCCGACGCATTGCACGAGGTGCAGCAGTACGAGAAGCTGCTCAAGTTTCGCGACGAGGTTCTCAGCGGTGCTCACCCGCGCATCAAACCACCACAGCTTGGGAAAGTCGCCCAAGCCGCGAGCTCAAAGTCGACagctcctgcttcttcttctaccACTTCTGCCACCAACTCATCATCCAATGCTGCGGTAAATGGAAGTCGCCCACTAATTAACAATCCGCCTTCATTCCGGGCGAACCAGCAAGTTCCGTCAGTATACATGGCCACTAACCTTCCCGGCTTGGGCATGCTGTCGCAGAAGAAGCCTTCGGGCTCTGGCAAGCCCGAGATCGATCCGGTTCTGCTGGAGAAGTCTGACGACTTGGTCAAGGCTGAGATCCAGCTCCGGCGGCAGAGAATTGAGCGTGCTCTCAAAGATGAAGTTGAGCAGCGTCGCGTCACAAGCAAGCCACACGAGCAGATGGCTGATCTCGATGTCAACGACATCTTGGCCAAGGCCATGACATTATCCGAGGATGCGCCTCCTCAGCCCACTGATGATGCAGCTGCTAACACATCAGCATCGAGCGACTCTTTCGATAACAATACTTTCTACTCTAGTCAACATGGTACACCCGATTCAGTCATGGCAGCCCGAATCCCCAACGAGTCCGAAGACGAGGAAATGCGAGAAGAATCGCCCTACGAGCCCGAGTTCGATCCAGAGCCCGACCTCCCAACGGCCATTGCCCACGCACAATCCCTTCTCGACACGTCTCAGCCCATGTCAATACCGGGCGTTTCTATATCCCAACATCAGCCACAGCCGGCTCGGACCAACCCAACACTTCCTGTCCCAGCTCCTTCCTTTTCAATTCCTGGAATAGGCGCGGCGAACACATATGGTAGCGGCCTGGCCGGTCGTCCTGGCCCGTCCGGCAGTGCTGGCAGTGGCCCAGGGAACCAGCATCTACTCAGTCAAACTCGTGGGAACCAGAATCAGACATCCCCAGTTGTGCGAGGACACGATCTCTCCCCTCTTGCTCCCCAACCAGAGCGTGTCTCTCCCCTGGCTTCTCTGGCCATTACAAGACAACCTCACTTGGTTGATTCTGACTCCAGTGGACGCAGGGCGACTCCTGCCCAGGTCGCAGCCCTTAGAAAGCAAACATCTAACGCGTCGAGCCCAGAGAGCTCCCCACAGGCTGGTAAGGCGGCcgataagaagaagaacaaaaagaagaacaagagaaAGGCGGACAGGTTGGCTGTTGAGACTGCTGTGTCGCCAGTCATCAAGCCTGAACCACGATCACCATCCCCTCTGACGGCCGCTCCTTATGCCCGGCCCAGCAAGCGCCAGAGGCAAGGGCGCCAGCAAGCTGTTGACTCTCCCTACGAAGAGCACAGGTATCAAGAACCAATCCCTGTAGAGACTGGTTACCAAGAGTGCTACCAGCCTAACGGCAGTTTCAGGCAGGAACGGGTCGTGGCCTACGGACGAGCAGATGGGGCATATCGTCCTCGCTATGACGATGAGCCCATTTTGGTCACATCACCAAGGTACGAGAGGGTCGAAAGGGTCTACTATGATGAGCCAAGACAAGCGGTGAGCGCCCGTCCCATCCGTCCGGATTCCCCAGGCGCCCAAGGTGCTCAATATGCTTCACAGGAGGTTCGTACTGCTCGTCCTGTGGCATATGAGGAAGGCGGTGCCGTTTACCGCGACGTCAGAGCTGCCTCCAGGATGAGTATGCGCCCAGTCGCGTACGGCGACCGTTCACAATCGCCCATCATGTATGAGCGGCCGCCTGCAGCTATGCCTCCGCCCAGGGCACCTGTGAGACGCATTCTTGTTGATGCCCATGGCCGAGAGTATCTCGAGCCCATTCGTTCGACTACAGTCGTGCGCGAGGAGGTGATCTCGGACCCAAGAGGCGAGAGGCTCTATCCTGCGAGGGAGATGTCACGGAGACCAGAGGTGATGGATGACGAGGTCATCTATCAGGGTGCGCAGCCTGTGTATGGAGCGCCGAGACGGGTGGTGACCCAGCCAGAGTACGGTGCTTACCGCGAGAGTGCCAACCCCATGGCTCCTCCACCTATGAACGAGTATGTGCCTTCGCGTGCGGAGCCTCCCCGGGAATACATGGCCAGACCGGCTAGTGTCAGGCCCGGGATGGAGACAGTTCGCTATGAACCTAGCACCAGCTATGAGAGAGTTCCTTTTGAGGATCGGGGGAGGGATTACTACGGTGCTGGAGCTGCTGGGACGGTGAGGTCGGCCAGCGTCCGGCCTGGCGCGGAGAGCATCCGATATGAGGTTCCGGTTGCTTACGAGAGGAGGGTCGGAGGTCAAGTGGAGGAGTATGTGCCCCTGAGGTCGGCTAGTGTTAGGCCGGGTCAGGAGCCTGCGCGGTATGACCCGtatggaggtggtggtcagaGGGTCGAGTACGCTGCTCCGCCGCCGGTTCCTGCCTATGGGATGCAGCCGCCGCCCCCGAGGTCTTATAGTGTTTTGCCTGCcgagagggtgggggagagggggtatAGCAttcagcctcctccgcctccgccttcGCAGCAGGGGGGTCAGGCTCAGGGCCAAGGTCCTCCGAGTGGCGGGGGTTATTATGCTaggccgccgccggcggggagggaggatgatgaggttgtgtACCTGGATCGTCCGCCGCAGAGGGAGGTATATAGGGATATGCGTTAG